In Hermetia illucens chromosome 5, iHerIll2.2.curated.20191125, whole genome shotgun sequence, a single window of DNA contains:
- the LOC119657986 gene encoding uncharacterized protein LOC119657986, translating into MKLENIWANLLDFVSRVGPSLAATTTFLPCGLAMGYIFVALPNSDGVLQYGPLFVGLLFAFICAAGLFATKFIYDHVVFWHFDVLLVAAFFNLLGGCFFFIHEFDIIGAYLVFAAHGATYVCSLSYLHISSGKDTRTMYISSCFAWYILGIAAGVAVIPDAFIATAEQSKATSNLYLDFAFVFMACTIIVTIMLVFIRVLQEMGSVEYKTMVDDELRLLNQNGRIFEDRRSVIARVRDTKSFFYVTKNKQWLVSFVLLVCEGVYSSLFTYFALWFSLNPAVKLSDGSTFDLIMWCALLGGVIGTVLMSFFTLKIIFVASVCTQIILLIIGVILGATIGNLVPFWIIAFLFGVMFPCIKISIIETSAFRFSEILIFISYVILLVPIGVINVYFVADSSNLFFYSLDRSTLAAHAFAFLIIISMLSIIVGLQVPRLFKASLLEIQHRVLGIIFTEHNIEQLNLGYLQSGIIPTKIENIETADTASRL; encoded by the exons ATGAAATTGGAAAACATTTGGGCAAATTTGTTGGACTTCGTCTCCAGAGTCGGGCCAAGCTTGGCTG CAACAACAACTTTTTTGCCATGCGGGCTAGCGATGGGGTACATTTTTGTTGCGCTTCCAAACAGCGACGGAGTACTTCAATATGGACCACTCTTTGTGGGGCTGCTATTTGCTTTCATATGCGCAGCAGGACTTTTTGCTACGAAATTTATCTATGACCACGTAGTGTTCTGGCATTTCGATGTACTTCTTGTTGCAGCATTTTTCAACTTGCTGGGTGGTTGCTTTTTCTTTATTCACGAATTCG ATATAATCGGAGCCTATTTGGTGTTCGCCGCCCATGGTGCCACATACGTTTGTAGTTTAAGTTACCTTCACATATCCTCAGGAAAGGACACCCGAACAATGTACATATCGTCCTGCTTTGCATGGTACATATTGGGAATAGCTGCAGGCGTAGCGGTCATCCCAGACGCATTCATTGCTACAGCAGAGCAGTCTAAG GCCACTTCAAACCTTTATTTGGATTTTGCGTTCGTTTTCATGGCTTGCACAATTATTGTCACCATAATGCTGGTTTTCATCAGAGTCCTACAAGAAATGGGGTCGGTGGAATACAAGACGATGGTGGATGATGAACTTCGACTGTTAAACCAGAATGGGAGAATTTTCGAAGACCGCAGAAGCGTAATTGCACGCGTACGTGATACAAAGTCGTTTTTTTATGTcactaaaaataaacaatggTTGGTGTCGTTTGTTCTCTTAGTATGTGAGGGCGTGTATTCGTCATTATTCACATATTTCGCGCTCTGGTTTTCCCTAAATCCAGCTGTGAAACTCAGCGATGGCTCTACATTTGACTTAATTATGTGGTGTGCACTTCTAGGCGGTGTGATTGGGACTGTCCTAATGTCTTTCTTCACTCTGAAGATTATATTCGTGGCATCAGTTTGTACTCAgattattttgttaataattggaGTAATTTTAGGGGCGACAATTGGCAATCTAGTGCCATTCTGGATCATCGCGTTTTTGTTTGGGGTGATGTTCCCGTGCATCAAAATTTCTATTATCGAAACTTCCGCTTTTCGATTCTCTGAAATACTCATATTTATTTCGTACGTGATATTACTAGTACCGATTGGGGTCATTAACGTGTATTTTGTGGCGGATTCCAGCAATTTGTTCTTTTATAGTCTTGATCGTTCAACTTTGGCAGCGCACGCGTTCGCTTTCCTCATAATAATTTCCATGTTGAGCATAATAGTCGGTCTTCAAGTTCCTAGACTATTTAAGGCTTCCCTGCTGGAGATTCAACATCGTGTCCTTGGTATTATTTTTACGGAACATAATATAGAGCAACTAAATCTTGGGTATTTGCAAAGTGGCATAATTcccacaaaaattgaaaatattgaaaccgCTGATACCGCATCGAGATTGTaa